The Argonema galeatum A003/A1 genome segment AGCAAATTGAAGAAACCTTCGGCGTCAGTGCTGCTGCTCCTGCTGGCGGCATGATGATGATGCCTGCTGCTGCTGCTGCTGCTGCGGAACCAGTAGAAGAACAAACGGAATTTACGGCTATTCTGGAAGAAGTTCCTGCCGATAAGAAGATTGGCATTCTTAAGGTGGTACGGACTATCACCGGTCTGGGTCTGAAGGAAGCTAAAGATTTGGTGGAATCTACGCCTAAGTCGATTAAGGAAGGCGTTAAGAAGGAAGAAGCTGAGGACATCAAAAAGCAGATCGAAGAAGCTGGCGGTAAGGTTACGGTTAAGTAATCGCTGGAGTTATTACCTTGTTGTTAAGGAGTCCCGCTGGGACTCTTTTTTATTACTTGTCATTAGTCATTAGTCATTGATTTGGGGGTAATGGGTAATGGGTAATGGGTAATCAGAAATACAGCGGCTTGCGAATGGGTGAGGTACAGACAAATTGTAGGGGCGAAGCCCGCCCCAACTCACGA includes the following:
- the rplL gene encoding 50S ribosomal protein L7/L12 — protein: MTATTDQIVEQLKSLTLLEAAELVKQIEETFGVSAAAPAGGMMMMPAAAAAAAEPVEEQTEFTAILEEVPADKKIGILKVVRTITGLGLKEAKDLVESTPKSIKEGVKKEEAEDIKKQIEEAGGKVTVK